In Euphorbia lathyris chromosome 10, ddEupLath1.1, whole genome shotgun sequence, a single genomic region encodes these proteins:
- the LOC136208584 gene encoding uncharacterized protein isoform X1, with amino-acid sequence MGSFSALVKASNALRKKLNIIFPQLKSKSNDWACSSNCIPQPTPIEADVSIPNEVDRSIPTEVELCLVFCSMFPEGFRLPIEDLVMYGMALNLFEDVHNMSQARCRVDGLIKFINHRLPPYYLNKLCLWEGEYGDRYVKILDTAFDLAKSIASKYQLEFFPESVKRTWPSTNWEKYCYGLSLVLKTINQRPFYFECPKLSFLQLQHREDSQSIPVDLFEGIKELLVLSLDVQSLPQSLDVLSNLRMLRLKVLRFEDMSCIGGLIDLEFLSISTPSLTDIPKEMGQLGNLRFLDLRKMNIAWIPPGVLSRMLKLEELYLPLSFRRWGCRAQEEHDGYDEWGSWEEDDCDDKQRISARINEINGGERMNASISEIVSCSLNALEIVVPKASILPKRAPIFKNMQRFKILVPNNLKYRPLGKYYSINVLQLTGDAYDIKESGICDLMSRTEELNLTRVRNLKNVMFELEDYDFPQLQKMIISECDELEYIVDTIEKQILSEDNYLFSKLESLHLSILSNLKEIWHGRWTKLQWFENLSQISIWFCHKLKYVLPLSIVKGCSQLKSVEILDCNEMEGIFFQDKEDDNPFVHYFIEELDLHSLPKLVGFLVHNDTSIDWFYGGTNALTTNEIVSNSMEGSRLDGICVGDEEIIYPPPTSIRRGKLPQLFSNIRGKLRQLVTNKQVSPIKNHHIPSHMETYNAFSSKLTEKWLQSLKRLKIAFCDEVEVIFLFEENHVTTRAFNSLKELELYGLRNLMHIWFSVPLEIMAFQNLQLLVLSECQNLLYLFSPRVAKLLVQLQKVYINRCEKMEIILKEDENETANKIVFPHLKLLELQHMPNLRTFSSGIYPIELRSLETLKFNQCNKMECFSYGSLWTPMLKRIQINGSLYLIWGDLNATMERCMMGNFFGIPSNDANPSSRMSTNSSGSSAASPLLTVVSEANPNSQILKDPNSLNCSSSIISSSCPPPVGSSNYTYSEPFIIASQSSAAASGEENPNGQVKSSTISPNSPTPGSSNDNYSEPSSIISIPTSQCSFATSEENEESNLYGHILEGPNYMKEFTFADLKIATKNFSSDNLLGKGGFGEVYKGWLKENTFSPSKTGTGMAVAIKKWNQRSSQGFQEWQTEVKALERQSHPNLVKVIGYCWEDRELLLVYEFMQRGSLFDHLHGRNPGIEPLSWDMRIKIAVGAARGLNFLHTSGKKVIHRDIKSANIILDSDYNAKITDFGLAIWDPLDGDPHMTTMSDNVNISGLDPLERLWPSDGFSHLSTRVMGTFGYLDPGYFRTGRLSVESDVYSFGVVLLELMTGLKAIDHNRPEEQRSLVAWLKPILSKKSELENLMDSTMEGQYSPIAMLMTAKLASRCTKDDHRKRPSIGEVLKELQQIDAFKEKENE; translated from the exons ATGGGATCATTTAGTGCCCTTGTTAAGGCTTCCAATGCGTTGAGAAAGaagttaaatattatttttccaCAGCTGAAGTCAAAATCAAATGATTGGGCGTGTAGCTCAAATTGTATACCTCAGCCTACACCAATTGAAGCCGATGTATCTATACCAAATGAAGTGGACAGATCCATACCAACTGAAGTTGAGTTATGTCTTGTGTTTTGTAGTATGTTTCCTGAAGGCTTTAGATTACCCATTGAAGATTTGGTTATGTATGGGATGGCTCTAAACTTGTTTGAAGATGTGCATAATATGTCTCAAGCAAGATGTAGAGTTGACGGTCTAATTAAGTTCATTAATCATCGACTACCACCCTATTACCTAAATAAACTTTGTTTATGGGAGGGAGAGTACGGTGATCGATATGTCAAAATACTGGATACTGCTTTTGATTTAGCAAAGTCAATTGCCTCAAAATATCAATTAGAATTTTTCCCTGAGTCTGTGAAGAGAACATGGCCAAGCAcaaattgggaaaaatattGCTATGGACTTTCACTTGTTCTTAAAACAATCAACCAACGTCCTTTTTATTTTGAGTGTCCAAAGCTTTCTTTCCTACAACTTCAACATAGGGAAGATTCACAAAGCATTCCAGTTGACCTTTTTGAAGGTATAAAAGAGCTCTTAGTTCTGTCTTTGGACGTCCAATCACTGCCACAGTCACTTGATGTCCTAAGTAATCTTAGAATGTTGCGTCTTAAGGTACTTAGATTTGAAGATATGTCTTGCATTGGAGGTCTGATAGATTTGGAATTTCTTTCAATTTCGACCCCAAGTTTAACGGATATTCCTAAAGAGATGGGACAACTTGGTAATCTGAGGTTTCTCGACTTAAGAAAAATGAACATTGCATGGATTCCACCAGGTGTATTGTCGAGAATGTTGAAACTAGAAGAGTTGTACCTACCATTAAGCTTTAGAAGATGGGGATGTAGGGCACAAGAAGAACATGATGGTTATGATGAATGGGGATCATGGGAAGAGGATGATTGCGATGATAAACAGAGAATCAGTGCAAGGATTAATGAGATCAATGGTGGGGAGAGGATGAATGCAAGTATTAGTGAGATAGTATCTTGTTCGCTAAATGCATTAGAAATTGTGGTgccaaaagcttcaattttgcCTAAAAGGGCGCCAATTTTCAAGAATATGCAACGGTTTAAAATTCTTGTGCCAAATAATCTGAAATATAGACCACTTGGAAAATATTATTCAATAAATGTGTTGCAACTCACTGGTGATGCATATGATATCAAAGAAAGTGGTATTTGTGATTTGATGAGTAGAACTGAAGAATTGAATTTGACAAGAGTGCGAAATTTGAAGAATGTCATGTTCGAGCTAGAAGACTATGACTTTCCACAGTTACAGAAGATGATTATTTCTGAATGTGATGAGCTAGAATACATAGTTGATACGATAGAAAAGCAAATTCTATCAGAAGATAATTATTTATTCTCGAAGTTGGAGAGTCTACATCTATCAATATTATCTAATCTAAAAGAAATATGGCATGGAAGATGGACAAAGTTACAATGGTTTGAGAATTTAAGTCAGATAAGCATCTGGTTCTGTCATAAATTGAAATATGTGCTTCCGCTATCAATTGTTAAAGGATGCTCACAACTCAAAAGCGTAGAGATACTTGATTGTAATGAAATGGAGGGAATTTTCTTCCAAGACAAGGAGGATGACAACCCCTTTGTGCATTACTTTATTGAAGAACTTGATTTGCATTCACTTCCAAAATTGGTTGGGTTTCTGGTACACAATGATACTTCAATTGATTGGTTTTACGGTGGCACCAATGCATTGACAACTAATGAG ATTGTCTCAAATAGCATGGAAGGATCAAGATTGGACGGAATTTGCGTTGGTGATGAGGAAATCATTTATCCACCACCAACTTCAATAAGAAGAGGGAAACTGCCACAACTTTTTTCCAACATCAGAGGGAAACTGCGACAACTTGTTACCAACAAACAG GTTTCACCTATCAAGAACCATCACATACCTAGCCATATGGAGACGTACAATGCATTTTCATCCAAATTGACGGAAAAATGGTTGCAAAGTTTGAAAAGACTTAAAATAGCATTTTGCGATGAAGTAGAAGTTATATTTCTGTTTGAGGAAAACCATGTTACTACTAGAGCCTTTAattctttgaaagagttagagctTTATGGTCTACGAAACTTAATGCATATATGGTTTTCAGTTCCACTAGAGATTATGGCCTTCCAGAACTTGCAACTTTTAGTTTTATCAGAATGTCAGAACTTATTATATCTTTTCTCGCCTCGAGTAGCCAAACTTTTGGTTCAGCTACAGAAAGTATATATTAATCGTTGTGAGAAGATGGAAATCATTTTAAAAGAGGATGAAAATGAGACAGCAAACAAAATCGTGTTCCCTCACTTAAAGCTTTTGGAACTTCAACATATGCCCAATCTTAGGACTTTCTCAAGTGGGATTTATCCAATTGAATTACGTTCATTGGAAACTTTGAAATTTAATCAATGCAATAAGATGGAATGTTTCTCTTATGGGTCATTGTGGACGCCAATGCTGAAAAGAATACAAATAAATGGAAGCTTATATTTAATATGGGGAGATCTTAATGCAACTATGGAGCG tTGCATGATGGGAAATTTCTTTGGCATTCCCTCAAATGATGCTAATCCTAGCTCCAGGATGAGCACAAACAGTTCTGGTTCTTCTGCAGCAAGTCCATTGCTTACTGTTGTAAGTGAGGCAAATCCAAATAGTCAAATTTTGAAGGATCCAAATTCTTTGAACTG TTCCAGCTCTATAATTAGCTCCAGTTGCCCTCCTCCAGTAG GATCATCAAATTATACTTACAGCGAACCTTTCATTATTGCAAGTCAAAGCTCTGCTGCTGCAAGTGGAGAGGAAAATCCAAATGGTCAAGTGAAGAG CTCCACAATCAGCCCCAACAGTCCTACACCAG GGTCATCAAATGATAATTACAGCGAACCTTCATCTATTATTTCTATTCCAACAAGTCAGTGCTCTTTTGCTacaagtgaagaaaatgaaGAGTCAAATCTATATGGTCATATATTGGAGGGACCAAATTACATGAAAGAATTCACCTTTGCTGATCTGAAGATTGCTACAAAGAATTTCAGTTCAGATAATTTGTTGGGTAAAGGTGGTTTTGGTGAAGTATATAAAGGATGGCTAAAAGAAAATACTTTTTCACCCTCCAAAACTGGCACCGGGATGGCAGTTGCTATCAAGAAATGGAACCAAAGAAGTAGCCAAGGGTTTCAGGAGTGGCAG ACAGAGGTGAAAGCTCTTGAAAGGCAATCACATCCAAACTTGGTTAAAGTTATAGGATATTGTTGGGAGGATAGAGAATTACTCCTTGTGTATGAATTTATGCAGAGGGGAAGCTTGTTTGATCATCTTCACGGAA GAAATCCTGGGATTGAACCCTTGTCTTGGGACATGCGGATCAAGATAGCCGTTGGAGCAGCTCGGGGTCTTAATTTTCTTCATACTTCAGGAAAAAAAGTTATTCACAGAGATATCAAGTCtgcaaatataattcttgataGT GATTACAATGCAAAAATAACAGATTTTGGCCTGGCCATATGGGACCCTTTGGATGGGGACCCACATATGACAACCATG AGTGACAATGTTAACATATCAGGTCTTGATCCGTTGGAAAGATTGTGGCCTTCAGATGGGTTCTCACATTTGTCAACCAGGGTTATGGGAACATTTGGTTATCTTGATCCCGGCTATTTTAGAACAG GTCGTCTATCTGTGGAGAGTGATGTATATAGCTTCGGTGTGGTGCTTTTGGAATTAATGACAGGCTTAAAGGCGATTGACCATAATCGTCCAGAAGAACAACGCAGCCTGGTTGCTTGGTTGAAGCCAATCCTATCAAAGAAAAGTGAGTTGGAAAACTTAATGGACTCAACAATGGAAGGCCAGTACTCACCAATAGCAATGTTAATGACAGCAAAGCTTGCTTCAAGATGTACAAAAGATGATCATAGAAAACGTCCGTCCATCGGAGAAGTTTTGAAGGAATTACAGCAAATAGATGcattcaaagaaaaagaaaacgagTAG
- the LOC136208584 gene encoding uncharacterized protein isoform X3: protein MGSFSALVKASNALRKKLNIIFPQLKSKSNDWACSSNCIPQPTPIEADVSIPNEVDRSIPTEVELCLVFCSMFPEGFRLPIEDLVMYGMALNLFEDVHNMSQARCRVDGLIKFINHRLPPYYLNKLCLWEGEYGDRYVKILDTAFDLAKSIASKYQLEFFPESVKRTWPSTNWEKYCYGLSLVLKTINQRPFYFECPKLSFLQLQHREDSQSIPVDLFEGIKELLVLSLDVQSLPQSLDVLSNLRMLRLKVLRFEDMSCIGGLIDLEFLSISTPSLTDIPKEMGQLGNLRFLDLRKMNIAWIPPGVLSRMLKLEELYLPLSFRRWGCRAQEEHDGYDEWGSWEEDDCDDKQRISARINEINGGERMNASISEIVSCSLNALEIVVPKASILPKRAPIFKNMQRFKILVPNNLKYRPLGKYYSINVLQLTGDAYDIKESGICDLMSRTEELNLTRVRNLKNVMFELEDYDFPQLQKMIISECDELEYIVDTIEKQILSEDNYLFSKLESLHLSILSNLKEIWHGRWTKLQWFENLSQISIWFCHKLKYVLPLSIVKGCSQLKSVEILDCNEMEGIFFQDKEDDNPFVHYFIEELDLHSLPKLVGFLVHNDTSIDWFYGGTNALTTNEIVSNSMEGSRLDGICVGDEEIIYPPPTSIRRGKLPQLFSNIRGKLRQLVTNKQVSPIKNHHIPSHMETYNAFSSKLTEKWLQSLKRLKIAFCDEVEVIFLFEENHVTTRAFNSLKELELYGLRNLMHIWFSVPLEIMAFQNLQLLVLSECQNLLYLFSPRVAKLLVQLQKVYINRCEKMEIILKEDENETANKIVFPHLKLLELQHMPNLRTFSSGIYPIELRSLETLKFNQCNKMECFSYGSLWTPMLKRIQINGSLYLIWGDLNATMERCMMGNFFGIPSNDANPSSRMSTNSSGSSAASPLLTVVSEANPNSQILKDPNSLNCSSSIISSSCPPPVGSSNYTYSEPFIIASQSSAAASGEENPNGQVKSSTISPNSPTPGSSNDNYSEPSSIISIPTSQCSFATSEENEESNLYGHILEGPNYMKEFTFADLKIATKNFSSDNLLGKGGFGEVYKGWLKENTFSPSKTGTGMAVAIKKWNQRSSQGFQEWQTEVKALERQSHPNLVKVIGYCWEDRELLLVYEFMQRGSLFDHLHGRNPGIEPLSWDMRIKIAVGAARGLNFLHTSGKKVIHRDIKSANIILDSDYNAKITDFGLAIWDPLDGDPHMTTMSDNVNISGLDPLERLWPSDGFSHLSTRVMGTFGYLDPGYFRTGLKAIDHNRPEEQRSLVAWLKPILSKKSELENLMDSTMEGQYSPIAMLMTAKLASRCTKDDHRKRPSIGEVLKELQQIDAFKEKENE from the exons ATGGGATCATTTAGTGCCCTTGTTAAGGCTTCCAATGCGTTGAGAAAGaagttaaatattatttttccaCAGCTGAAGTCAAAATCAAATGATTGGGCGTGTAGCTCAAATTGTATACCTCAGCCTACACCAATTGAAGCCGATGTATCTATACCAAATGAAGTGGACAGATCCATACCAACTGAAGTTGAGTTATGTCTTGTGTTTTGTAGTATGTTTCCTGAAGGCTTTAGATTACCCATTGAAGATTTGGTTATGTATGGGATGGCTCTAAACTTGTTTGAAGATGTGCATAATATGTCTCAAGCAAGATGTAGAGTTGACGGTCTAATTAAGTTCATTAATCATCGACTACCACCCTATTACCTAAATAAACTTTGTTTATGGGAGGGAGAGTACGGTGATCGATATGTCAAAATACTGGATACTGCTTTTGATTTAGCAAAGTCAATTGCCTCAAAATATCAATTAGAATTTTTCCCTGAGTCTGTGAAGAGAACATGGCCAAGCAcaaattgggaaaaatattGCTATGGACTTTCACTTGTTCTTAAAACAATCAACCAACGTCCTTTTTATTTTGAGTGTCCAAAGCTTTCTTTCCTACAACTTCAACATAGGGAAGATTCACAAAGCATTCCAGTTGACCTTTTTGAAGGTATAAAAGAGCTCTTAGTTCTGTCTTTGGACGTCCAATCACTGCCACAGTCACTTGATGTCCTAAGTAATCTTAGAATGTTGCGTCTTAAGGTACTTAGATTTGAAGATATGTCTTGCATTGGAGGTCTGATAGATTTGGAATTTCTTTCAATTTCGACCCCAAGTTTAACGGATATTCCTAAAGAGATGGGACAACTTGGTAATCTGAGGTTTCTCGACTTAAGAAAAATGAACATTGCATGGATTCCACCAGGTGTATTGTCGAGAATGTTGAAACTAGAAGAGTTGTACCTACCATTAAGCTTTAGAAGATGGGGATGTAGGGCACAAGAAGAACATGATGGTTATGATGAATGGGGATCATGGGAAGAGGATGATTGCGATGATAAACAGAGAATCAGTGCAAGGATTAATGAGATCAATGGTGGGGAGAGGATGAATGCAAGTATTAGTGAGATAGTATCTTGTTCGCTAAATGCATTAGAAATTGTGGTgccaaaagcttcaattttgcCTAAAAGGGCGCCAATTTTCAAGAATATGCAACGGTTTAAAATTCTTGTGCCAAATAATCTGAAATATAGACCACTTGGAAAATATTATTCAATAAATGTGTTGCAACTCACTGGTGATGCATATGATATCAAAGAAAGTGGTATTTGTGATTTGATGAGTAGAACTGAAGAATTGAATTTGACAAGAGTGCGAAATTTGAAGAATGTCATGTTCGAGCTAGAAGACTATGACTTTCCACAGTTACAGAAGATGATTATTTCTGAATGTGATGAGCTAGAATACATAGTTGATACGATAGAAAAGCAAATTCTATCAGAAGATAATTATTTATTCTCGAAGTTGGAGAGTCTACATCTATCAATATTATCTAATCTAAAAGAAATATGGCATGGAAGATGGACAAAGTTACAATGGTTTGAGAATTTAAGTCAGATAAGCATCTGGTTCTGTCATAAATTGAAATATGTGCTTCCGCTATCAATTGTTAAAGGATGCTCACAACTCAAAAGCGTAGAGATACTTGATTGTAATGAAATGGAGGGAATTTTCTTCCAAGACAAGGAGGATGACAACCCCTTTGTGCATTACTTTATTGAAGAACTTGATTTGCATTCACTTCCAAAATTGGTTGGGTTTCTGGTACACAATGATACTTCAATTGATTGGTTTTACGGTGGCACCAATGCATTGACAACTAATGAG ATTGTCTCAAATAGCATGGAAGGATCAAGATTGGACGGAATTTGCGTTGGTGATGAGGAAATCATTTATCCACCACCAACTTCAATAAGAAGAGGGAAACTGCCACAACTTTTTTCCAACATCAGAGGGAAACTGCGACAACTTGTTACCAACAAACAG GTTTCACCTATCAAGAACCATCACATACCTAGCCATATGGAGACGTACAATGCATTTTCATCCAAATTGACGGAAAAATGGTTGCAAAGTTTGAAAAGACTTAAAATAGCATTTTGCGATGAAGTAGAAGTTATATTTCTGTTTGAGGAAAACCATGTTACTACTAGAGCCTTTAattctttgaaagagttagagctTTATGGTCTACGAAACTTAATGCATATATGGTTTTCAGTTCCACTAGAGATTATGGCCTTCCAGAACTTGCAACTTTTAGTTTTATCAGAATGTCAGAACTTATTATATCTTTTCTCGCCTCGAGTAGCCAAACTTTTGGTTCAGCTACAGAAAGTATATATTAATCGTTGTGAGAAGATGGAAATCATTTTAAAAGAGGATGAAAATGAGACAGCAAACAAAATCGTGTTCCCTCACTTAAAGCTTTTGGAACTTCAACATATGCCCAATCTTAGGACTTTCTCAAGTGGGATTTATCCAATTGAATTACGTTCATTGGAAACTTTGAAATTTAATCAATGCAATAAGATGGAATGTTTCTCTTATGGGTCATTGTGGACGCCAATGCTGAAAAGAATACAAATAAATGGAAGCTTATATTTAATATGGGGAGATCTTAATGCAACTATGGAGCG tTGCATGATGGGAAATTTCTTTGGCATTCCCTCAAATGATGCTAATCCTAGCTCCAGGATGAGCACAAACAGTTCTGGTTCTTCTGCAGCAAGTCCATTGCTTACTGTTGTAAGTGAGGCAAATCCAAATAGTCAAATTTTGAAGGATCCAAATTCTTTGAACTG TTCCAGCTCTATAATTAGCTCCAGTTGCCCTCCTCCAGTAG GATCATCAAATTATACTTACAGCGAACCTTTCATTATTGCAAGTCAAAGCTCTGCTGCTGCAAGTGGAGAGGAAAATCCAAATGGTCAAGTGAAGAG CTCCACAATCAGCCCCAACAGTCCTACACCAG GGTCATCAAATGATAATTACAGCGAACCTTCATCTATTATTTCTATTCCAACAAGTCAGTGCTCTTTTGCTacaagtgaagaaaatgaaGAGTCAAATCTATATGGTCATATATTGGAGGGACCAAATTACATGAAAGAATTCACCTTTGCTGATCTGAAGATTGCTACAAAGAATTTCAGTTCAGATAATTTGTTGGGTAAAGGTGGTTTTGGTGAAGTATATAAAGGATGGCTAAAAGAAAATACTTTTTCACCCTCCAAAACTGGCACCGGGATGGCAGTTGCTATCAAGAAATGGAACCAAAGAAGTAGCCAAGGGTTTCAGGAGTGGCAG ACAGAGGTGAAAGCTCTTGAAAGGCAATCACATCCAAACTTGGTTAAAGTTATAGGATATTGTTGGGAGGATAGAGAATTACTCCTTGTGTATGAATTTATGCAGAGGGGAAGCTTGTTTGATCATCTTCACGGAA GAAATCCTGGGATTGAACCCTTGTCTTGGGACATGCGGATCAAGATAGCCGTTGGAGCAGCTCGGGGTCTTAATTTTCTTCATACTTCAGGAAAAAAAGTTATTCACAGAGATATCAAGTCtgcaaatataattcttgataGT GATTACAATGCAAAAATAACAGATTTTGGCCTGGCCATATGGGACCCTTTGGATGGGGACCCACATATGACAACCATG AGTGACAATGTTAACATATCAGGTCTTGATCCGTTGGAAAGATTGTGGCCTTCAGATGGGTTCTCACATTTGTCAACCAGGGTTATGGGAACATTTGGTTATCTTGATCCCGGCTATTTTAGAACAG GCTTAAAGGCGATTGACCATAATCGTCCAGAAGAACAACGCAGCCTGGTTGCTTGGTTGAAGCCAATCCTATCAAAGAAAAGTGAGTTGGAAAACTTAATGGACTCAACAATGGAAGGCCAGTACTCACCAATAGCAATGTTAATGACAGCAAAGCTTGCTTCAAGATGTACAAAAGATGATCATAGAAAACGTCCGTCCATCGGAGAAGTTTTGAAGGAATTACAGCAAATAGATGcattcaaagaaaaagaaaacgagTAG